The Geoalkalibacter sp. nucleotide sequence GAAGAAAAGGCCCTTGCGGACAATTCGCACTGGACAAGCAGGAGAAAAGACTGCTAATATTCGACGGATTTAATCATGTGTTTCCGACCGAATCACGTCGATTTTCCCGGCGTGTTTCCGTCAAATTCGGCAAAGGTTTTGCCATGAACATGGATTACAATCCGCCCACCCGATCCCCGGCTCGACGCAAATCCTCGCGGCGCCTGCCGACGGCGATTCTGATGATCGGCCTGGTTCTGTCCCTCGCCTTTGTCCTGTTCCGCACCAGCGTCACCCAAACCGAAGCCCGTCTCACCTCGGACTCACCCGTCGCCGCGCCCATCGATCCCCTCGCGGATTTCGACGCCCAACCGCCCAGCGGGCAGGAAACCCTCTCCGGCGTGATTCGTTCCGGGGAAACCCTCTCCGCGCTGTTGGGCGAGTACCTCAGCTCCCATGAAATTCACCGCCTCAGCGAAAAAAGCCGCGCCGTTTTTCCCCTGACCGGTCTGTGCGTGGGCCAGCCCTACCAGATTTGCCTCGATGAAGGCAATTTCGAGAGCTTTCTCTACGAAATCAACCGCGACGAGCAACTGTTGATCCGCAGAAACAACGAAAAATTCGAAATCACCCGCGTTCCCATCGCCTACGCCGTCGAAGTCGAAGTGGTCGGCGGAACCATCAACTCCAACCTGTTCAGCGCCGTGGCGCAGATCGGCGAATCACCCGAGCTGGCCCTGGCACTGGCGGACATTTTCGCCTGGGACATCGACTTCATCCTCGACATCCGCGAAGGTGATTCCTTCCGGGCGGTGGTGGAAAAGCGTTACCGCGAGGGCGAGCCGGCCGGCTACGGCCAGGTGCTGGCGGCCGAATTCATCAACCAGGGTACCGCTTATCGCGCCGTCCGGTTCAAGGACGGCGAGCGCCGCGCCGACTACTTCGATCCCGAGGGCAAGAGCCTGCGCAAGGCGTTTCTCAAAGCCCCCCTGGAGTTCACGCGCATTTCCTCGGGCTTCACCATGCGCCGCTTTCACCCCATCACCAAAAGCTGGAAGGCCCATCCGGCCATCGACTACGCCGCCCCCACGGGCACGCCCATCATGAGCGTCGGCGACGGGACCATCGCCCGCATCGGCCAAACCAAGGGCAACGGCAATTTCATCCAGGTCCGTCACAACAACGGCTACGAAACCATGTACCTGCACATGAGCCGCTTCGCCAAGGGCATGAACCAGGGCCGGCGGGTCAAGCAGGGAGAA carries:
- a CDS encoding peptidoglycan DD-metalloendopeptidase family protein, giving the protein MNMDYNPPTRSPARRKSSRRLPTAILMIGLVLSLAFVLFRTSVTQTEARLTSDSPVAAPIDPLADFDAQPPSGQETLSGVIRSGETLSALLGEYLSSHEIHRLSEKSRAVFPLTGLCVGQPYQICLDEGNFESFLYEINRDEQLLIRRNNEKFEITRVPIAYAVEVEVVGGTINSNLFSAVAQIGESPELALALADIFAWDIDFILDIREGDSFRAVVEKRYREGEPAGYGQVLAAEFINQGTAYRAVRFKDGERRADYFDPEGKSLRKAFLKAPLEFTRISSGFTMRRFHPITKSWKAHPAIDYAAPTGTPIMSVGDGTIARIGQTKGNGNFIQVRHNNGYETMYLHMSRFAKGMNQGRRVKQGEIIGYVGATGLATGPHLCFRMTKGGEPVNPHKIKPPSAPAVSRENLAAFKAAAAPLLARLDGGETHQAKLASRP